In a genomic window of Staphylococcus taiwanensis:
- a CDS encoding alpha/beta hydrolase, giving the protein MNIKKSRNLWVILCLTLICLAGCQQSSNEKPASHVGKTDRVATLFMHGYGGTNNSEKYMVNQAVKKGVTNDVVVANVASDGTVNFKGNISEKAKHPIIKIIFEDNKNGDTTQNANNIKNVLSEMKSKYGINKYNFVAHSMGNMSFAYFMKNYGDDKRLPKLQKEVNIAGTYNGILNLNEKVNEISVDKNGKPSKMNENYKELLGLKDIYKGKKIEVLNIYGDLQDGTHSDGRVSNSSSKSLKYLLGDSPKTYKESKYTGKSAQHSALHENKAVANEIIQFLWNK; this is encoded by the coding sequence ATGAATATAAAAAAGAGTAGAAATTTATGGGTTATATTATGTCTGACACTTATTTGCTTAGCTGGTTGTCAACAATCATCAAATGAAAAGCCAGCTTCACACGTAGGTAAAACTGATCGTGTCGCTACCTTATTTATGCATGGTTACGGCGGTACAAATAATTCTGAAAAATATATGGTCAATCAAGCAGTAAAGAAAGGCGTTACGAATGATGTTGTCGTCGCCAATGTAGCATCAGATGGTACAGTGAATTTTAAAGGTAATATCTCTGAAAAAGCCAAACATCCTATTATTAAAATCATATTTGAAGATAATAAAAATGGAGACACTACGCAAAATGCCAATAATATTAAAAATGTATTGTCGGAAATGAAATCAAAATATGGTATTAATAAATATAATTTTGTTGCACATTCTATGGGAAACATGTCATTTGCCTATTTTATGAAAAACTATGGTGATGATAAAAGACTACCTAAATTACAAAAAGAAGTTAATATTGCTGGAACATATAACGGTATTTTAAATTTAAATGAAAAAGTAAATGAGATTAGTGTAGATAAAAATGGTAAACCTAGTAAAATGAATGAAAATTATAAAGAATTATTGGGATTAAAAGATATTTATAAAGGCAAAAAAATAGAAGTTTTAAATATTTATGGTGATTTACAAGATGGCACACATTCGGATGGTAGAGTTTCAAACAGTTCTTCAAAATCTTTAAAATATCTTTTAGGCGATAGTCCAAAAACTTATAAAGAATCTAAATATACTGGGAAATCCGCACAACACAGTGCACTACATGAAAATAAAGCAGTTGCAAATGAAATCATCCAATTTTTATGGAATAAATAA
- the lacG gene encoding 6-phospho-beta-galactosidase, with protein MMKKLPEDFIFGGATAAYQAEGATNTDGKGRVAWDTYLEENYWYTAEPASDFYNKYPVDLKLSEQFGVNGIRISIAWSRIFPNGYGEVNPKGVEYYHNLFKECHKRHVEPFVTLHHFDTPETLHSDGDFLNRKTIDYFVDYAKFCFEEFSEVNYWTTFNEIGPIGDGQYLVGKFPPGIKYDFAKVFQSHHNMMVAHARAVKLFKENGYSGEVGVVHALPTKYPYDPTNPEDVRAAELEDIIHNKFILDATYLGKYSRETMEGVQHILSVNGGKLEIPDEDYKILDAAKDLNDFLGINYYMSDWMRGYEGESEITHNATGDKGGSKYQLKGVGQREFDVDVPRTDWDWMIYPQGLYDQIMRVVKEYPNYHKIYVTENGLGYKDVFDKERKTVDDDARIDYVKKHLEVIADAIRDGANVKGYFIWSLMDVFSWSNGYEKRYGLFYVDFETQERYPKKSAYWYKELAKSKEIK; from the coding sequence ATAATGAAAAAATTACCAGAGGATTTTATTTTTGGTGGTGCAACAGCAGCTTATCAAGCAGAAGGTGCGACGAATACAGATGGAAAAGGTCGTGTAGCATGGGACACCTATCTTGAAGAAAATTATTGGTATACAGCTGAACCAGCGAGTGATTTTTATAACAAATATCCAGTTGATTTAAAACTTAGTGAACAATTTGGTGTGAATGGTATTCGTATCTCTATTGCTTGGTCACGAATTTTTCCAAATGGGTATGGTGAGGTAAATCCTAAAGGCGTAGAATATTATCATAATTTATTTAAAGAGTGCCATAAACGCCATGTCGAACCATTTGTAACATTACATCATTTTGATACACCAGAAACATTGCATAGTGATGGTGATTTCTTAAATCGTAAAACAATTGATTACTTTGTTGATTATGCTAAATTCTGTTTTGAGGAATTTTCAGAAGTTAATTATTGGACGACATTTAATGAAATCGGGCCAATTGGTGATGGTCAATATTTAGTAGGTAAATTCCCACCAGGAATTAAATATGACTTTGCTAAAGTTTTCCAATCACATCATAATATGATGGTAGCTCATGCTAGAGCGGTTAAGTTGTTTAAAGAAAATGGCTATAGTGGTGAGGTCGGTGTAGTACATGCATTGCCAACAAAATATCCGTATGATCCAACTAATCCTGAAGATGTAAGAGCAGCAGAGTTAGAAGATATTATTCACAATAAGTTTATCTTAGATGCAACTTATCTTGGTAAATATTCTCGCGAGACAATGGAAGGTGTTCAACACATCTTATCTGTTAACGGTGGAAAATTAGAAATACCAGATGAAGATTATAAAATTTTAGATGCAGCTAAAGATTTAAATGATTTCTTAGGTATCAATTACTATATGAGTGATTGGATGAGAGGTTATGAAGGTGAGTCTGAAATTACGCATAACGCTACTGGCGATAAAGGTGGCTCTAAATACCAACTTAAAGGTGTAGGGCAACGTGAATTTGATGTTGATGTACCGCGTACAGATTGGGATTGGATGATTTATCCTCAAGGTTTATATGATCAAATTATGCGAGTGGTAAAAGAGTATCCTAATTATCATAAAATCTATGTTACTGAAAATGGTTTAGGTTACAAAGATGTATTTGATAAAGAACGTAAAACTGTAGATGATGATGCACGTATTGATTATGTGAAGAAACACCTTGAAGTGATTGCGGATGCAATTCGTGATGGTGCAAATGTGAAAGGCTACTTCATATGGTCATTAATGGATGTATTCTCTTGGTCAAACGGCTATGAAAAACGTTATGGTCTATTCTATGTCGACTTTGAGACACAAGAACGCTATCCTAAGAAAAGCGCGTATTGGTATAAAGAATTAGCAAAATCTAAAGAAATTAAATAA
- a CDS encoding LLM class flavin-dependent oxidoreductase, producing the protein MKLSILDYVPIFEGRSAHDAFNHSITLAQTAERLGYTRYWVAEHHHVPSVASSAPEMVMMMLLEQTSTIRIGSGGVMLPHYSAYKVAEQFKIMEARHPHRLDIGLGRSPSFKNVNEALNEFKTKKPELDQQIDDLNKYFHDDTETPHRFMSLTASPFINSYPQMFILGMSERSADLAAKKGLPLVVARMGQPQSKLESIINYYRQQFTHYHNKSSSNKPYVILATFVVTADSISKINDLLDALHLWLLRINYLNQPATYPSITTAQERQYSARELEKIAQDKRRIVSGLPSEVAQQLVTLQQNYDVDEMMILPHVYGESSRINLIEQLAQNYF; encoded by the coding sequence ATGAAATTAAGTATATTAGATTATGTACCCATATTTGAAGGACGTAGCGCTCATGATGCGTTTAATCATAGTATTACTTTAGCACAAACAGCTGAACGTCTTGGCTATACGCGTTATTGGGTCGCAGAACATCATCACGTACCATCAGTAGCGTCAAGTGCACCTGAAATGGTTATGATGATGTTATTAGAACAAACATCAACTATTAGAATTGGTAGTGGCGGCGTGATGTTACCACATTATAGTGCATATAAGGTTGCTGAGCAGTTTAAAATTATGGAAGCACGTCACCCTCATCGACTTGATATAGGTTTAGGTCGCTCACCTAGTTTCAAAAATGTAAACGAAGCACTGAATGAATTTAAAACTAAAAAACCGGAATTAGATCAACAAATCGACGACTTAAATAAATACTTTCACGATGATACTGAAACGCCTCATCGTTTTATGTCATTGACTGCTTCACCATTTATTAATAGCTACCCACAAATGTTTATATTAGGTATGAGCGAGCGAAGTGCAGATTTAGCCGCTAAAAAAGGATTACCATTGGTTGTTGCACGTATGGGGCAACCTCAAAGCAAACTTGAATCTATCATAAACTATTATCGTCAACAATTTACGCATTATCATAATAAATCCAGTTCTAATAAACCGTATGTTATTTTAGCAACGTTTGTAGTAACTGCAGATAGTATTTCTAAAATCAATGATTTATTGGATGCATTACATTTATGGTTATTACGTATTAATTACTTAAACCAACCTGCAACTTATCCCTCAATTACAACTGCACAAGAACGTCAATACAGTGCAAGAGAGCTTGAGAAAATAGCACAAGATAAAAGACGTATTGTTAGTGGTTTACCAAGTGAAGTTGCACAACAATTAGTAACACTACAACAAAACTATGATGTTGATGAAATGATGATTTTACCTCATGTTTATGGAGAATCTAGTCGTATTAATTTGATTGAACAATTAGCCCAAAATTATTTTTAA
- a CDS encoding zinc-binding alcohol dehydrogenase family protein has product MKTIGFEKPFKLEEGNLFKEYDLEIPKLKQHELLVKVQTISVNPVDTKQRMTEVASVPRVLGFDAVGRVESIGSDVSMFKQGDIVFYAGSPDQHGSNAEYQIIDERLVAKAPQNVTAEDAASLPLTGITASETLFDVFGISQNPEDNNGQTLLIINGAGGVGSIATQIAKAYGLQVITTASRDETVEWTKNMGADVVLNHKEDLKEQLDKYDIEAVDYVFCTFNTDMYYDTMIDIVKPLGHIATIVAFQEKQDLNALKPKSLKFTHEFMFARPLNYTQDMIKHHNYLQDIAEKVEQGVYQTTATRTIDGLTAEHLYKAHQILESNTMIGKLVINVTE; this is encoded by the coding sequence ATGAAAACAATTGGTTTCGAAAAGCCGTTTAAATTAGAAGAGGGTAATTTATTTAAAGAATATGATTTAGAAATACCTAAACTGAAACAGCATGAACTGTTAGTGAAAGTGCAAACGATTAGTGTCAATCCTGTTGATACCAAACAACGTATGACTGAGGTTGCGTCTGTACCTAGAGTACTTGGTTTTGATGCCGTTGGTCGTGTTGAATCGATTGGTTCAGATGTGAGTATGTTCAAACAAGGAGACATCGTATTTTATGCTGGGTCACCTGATCAACATGGCTCAAATGCTGAATATCAAATTATTGATGAACGTCTAGTTGCGAAGGCACCACAAAATGTAACTGCTGAAGATGCAGCCAGTCTGCCATTAACTGGCATCACAGCTTCAGAAACATTATTTGACGTATTTGGAATTTCTCAAAATCCTGAAGATAATAATGGTCAAACATTACTTATCATTAACGGTGCAGGCGGCGTTGGAAGTATAGCTACTCAAATTGCTAAGGCATATGGACTGCAAGTTATCACTACTGCTTCACGTGATGAAACAGTAGAATGGACGAAAAATATGGGTGCCGATGTCGTATTAAATCATAAAGAAGATTTAAAAGAACAGCTTGATAAGTATGATATTGAAGCAGTTGATTATGTATTCTGTACATTTAATACTGATATGTACTATGATACGATGATTGACATTGTTAAACCACTAGGGCATATAGCTACAATTGTTGCTTTTCAGGAGAAACAAGATTTAAATGCCTTAAAACCTAAGAGTCTTAAATTTACACATGAATTTATGTTTGCGAGACCTTTAAATTATACTCAAGACATGATTAAACATCACAATTATTTACAAGATATTGCCGAAAAGGTAGAACAAGGTGTGTATCAAACGACAGCTACAAGAACGATTGATGGATTAACAGCCGAACATTTATATAAAGCACATCAAATATTAGAATCTAATACGATGATAGGTAAATTGGTCATTAATGTAACTGAATAA
- a CDS encoding PTS transporter subunit EIIC — MNKLIAWIEKGKPFFEKISRNIYLRAIRDGFIAAIPIILFSSIFILITYVPNVFGFTWSKTMEGILMKPYNYTMGIVGFIVAGTTAKSLTDSFNRKLDKTNQINFISTMMAAMCGFLFLAADPVKDGGFLSAFMGTKGLLTAFLSAFVTVIVYNFFIKRDITIKMPKEVPPNISQVFKDIFPLSAVIIILYALDLIVRATAHTNVANGILKLFEPLFTAADGWVGVTIIFGAFAFFWFVGIHGPSIVEPAIAAITYANLEANLHLIQAGEHANNVITPGTQMFVVTMGGTGATLVVPFMFMWLTKSKRNKAIGRASVVPTFFGVNEPILFGAPLVLNPVFFIPFIFAPIANVWIFKFFVDVLGMNSFSIFLPWTTPGPLGIVMGTGFAFWSFVLAIVLIVVDVIIYYPFVKVYDEQILEEELGNKEANTELQDKVSANFDTKKADAILATAGANEATEPNKTSQEAHTEEDNQTKSQSDNSGITEQTNVLVLCAGGGTSGLLANALNKAAEEYDVPVKAAAGGYGAHMDIMKDYHLIILAPQVASNYEDIKQDTDRLGIKLAKTQGVEYINLTRDGKAALDFVQQQFEK, encoded by the coding sequence ATGAATAAGTTAATAGCATGGATAGAAAAAGGAAAACCGTTCTTCGAAAAAATATCTCGTAATATTTATCTAAGAGCAATTCGTGATGGATTTATTGCAGCAATTCCAATTATCTTATTTTCAAGTATATTCATTTTAATCACATACGTACCTAACGTGTTTGGATTCACTTGGAGTAAGACAATGGAAGGTATTTTAATGAAACCTTATAACTATACAATGGGAATTGTTGGTTTCATTGTCGCCGGGACCACTGCCAAATCGTTAACTGATTCATTTAACCGTAAATTAGACAAAACAAATCAAATTAACTTTATTTCTACGATGATGGCAGCAATGTGTGGATTTTTATTCCTTGCAGCTGATCCTGTAAAAGATGGTGGATTCTTAAGTGCATTCATGGGTACAAAAGGTTTATTAACAGCCTTTTTATCAGCATTTGTTACAGTCATTGTTTATAACTTCTTTATTAAACGTGATATTACAATCAAAATGCCCAAAGAGGTACCACCAAATATTTCACAGGTATTTAAAGATATCTTCCCATTGTCAGCAGTTATCATTATTTTGTACGCGTTAGATTTAATTGTGAGAGCTACAGCACATACTAACGTTGCAAATGGTATTTTAAAATTATTTGAACCATTATTTACAGCTGCTGATGGTTGGGTTGGTGTAACAATTATCTTTGGTGCCTTTGCATTCTTCTGGTTTGTTGGTATTCATGGTCCATCAATTGTAGAACCAGCGATTGCAGCTATCACATACGCTAACTTAGAAGCAAACTTACATTTAATTCAAGCTGGTGAACATGCAAACAATGTTATTACACCAGGTACGCAAATGTTTGTTGTAACTATGGGTGGTACGGGTGCAACTTTAGTCGTTCCATTTATGTTCATGTGGCTAACGAAATCGAAACGTAATAAAGCGATTGGTAGAGCATCCGTGGTTCCAACATTCTTTGGTGTAAACGAACCCATTTTATTTGGTGCACCTTTAGTATTAAACCCTGTATTCTTTATTCCATTTATTTTTGCGCCAATCGCAAACGTATGGATCTTTAAGTTCTTTGTAGACGTACTTGGAATGAACAGTTTTAGTATCTTCTTACCTTGGACTACACCTGGTCCATTAGGTATCGTGATGGGTACTGGTTTTGCATTTTGGTCATTCGTATTAGCTATCGTCTTGATTGTAGTAGATGTGATTATTTATTATCCGTTTGTCAAAGTATACGATGAACAAATTCTTGAAGAAGAATTAGGAAATAAAGAAGCAAATACTGAATTACAAGATAAAGTTTCTGCAAACTTCGATACGAAAAAAGCAGACGCGATTTTAGCCACAGCAGGTGCAAATGAAGCAACTGAACCTAATAAAACATCTCAAGAAGCGCATACAGAAGAAGATAATCAAACTAAATCACAAAGTGATAACAGTGGAATTACTGAACAAACCAATGTCCTTGTATTATGTGCCGGTGGCGGAACAAGTGGTTTATTAGCCAATGCTTTAAATAAAGCAGCAGAAGAATATGATGTGCCTGTAAAAGCAGCAGCCGGTGGTTATGGTGCGCATATGGATATTATGAAAGACTATCATTTAATCATTTTAGCACCACAAGTAGCTTCAAATTATGAAGATATTAAACAGGATACTGATCGATTAGGAATCAAATTAGCTAAAACACAAGGAGTAGAATACATTAATTTAACACGAGATGGCAAAGCAGCATTAGACTTCGTTCAACAACAATTTGAAAAATAA